A genomic stretch from Georgenia muralis includes:
- a CDS encoding ScyD/ScyE family protein: MLRSRPALLGVAATCLVAPLFVATSSSAHKGDDGLDYEVDDLTTVATGLASPRGLDVARNGDVYVALAGRGAADPGAPDAACIEHPEFGTICLGDTGGIGRLDVAGHRVKGFEMVAEHLPSLAGPTGFEAIGPSDVSFDERGRLFATIGLGADPAILEDGGPLFGLPGSELLASVVTVDRRGDVEQVADIGEFEATDPDGRGPDTNPHSLVASRHGHVVADAGGNTLLSVKDGMVDDLVIFPDEDEVQNPFAPPGVMVAPQPVPNAVVKGPDGALYVGQLTGFPFVPGTATVWRIVPGQAPEVYADGFTNIIDLAFTDDGDLLVLQISRAGLLTSFGTGDFTGALHVVDKDDTSVRQELLVDGNGDPLTKDGMSVLFAPGGITVDDDTVYVSTQTVSGTDGSILRFELDD; this comes from the coding sequence ATGCTCAGGTCTCGTCCGGCTCTGCTCGGCGTCGCGGCCACCTGCCTCGTCGCCCCCCTGTTCGTCGCCACGTCGAGCTCCGCCCACAAGGGCGATGACGGGCTCGACTACGAGGTCGACGACCTCACCACCGTCGCCACCGGCCTTGCCAGCCCGCGCGGCCTCGACGTCGCCAGGAACGGCGACGTCTACGTCGCCCTCGCGGGCCGCGGCGCAGCCGACCCCGGGGCACCCGACGCGGCCTGCATCGAGCACCCCGAGTTCGGCACCATCTGCCTCGGTGACACCGGCGGCATCGGCAGGCTCGACGTCGCCGGGCACCGCGTCAAGGGCTTCGAGATGGTCGCCGAGCACCTCCCCTCGCTCGCCGGTCCCACCGGCTTCGAGGCGATCGGCCCCAGCGACGTCTCCTTCGACGAGCGGGGCCGCCTCTTCGCCACCATCGGCCTGGGCGCCGACCCGGCCATCCTCGAGGACGGCGGACCTCTCTTCGGGCTCCCCGGCTCGGAGCTGCTCGCCTCCGTGGTCACGGTCGACCGGCGCGGCGACGTCGAGCAGGTGGCGGACATCGGCGAGTTCGAGGCGACCGACCCCGACGGCCGCGGGCCGGACACCAACCCGCACTCGCTCGTCGCGAGCAGGCACGGCCACGTCGTCGCCGACGCCGGCGGCAACACGCTGCTGAGCGTGAAGGACGGCATGGTCGACGACCTCGTGATCTTCCCGGACGAGGACGAGGTTCAGAACCCGTTCGCCCCGCCCGGGGTCATGGTCGCCCCGCAGCCCGTACCGAACGCCGTCGTCAAGGGCCCGGACGGCGCCCTCTACGTCGGCCAGCTCACCGGCTTCCCCTTCGTGCCGGGGACGGCGACGGTCTGGCGGATCGTGCCGGGCCAGGCCCCGGAGGTCTACGCCGACGGCTTCACGAACATCATCGACCTGGCCTTCACCGACGACGGCGACCTGCTGGTCCTGCAGATCAGCCGGGCCGGCCTGCTCACCTCCTTCGGCACCGGTGACTTCACCGGCGCGCTGCACGTCGTCGACAAGGACGACACCTCGGTGCGTCAGGAGCTCCTCGTCGACGGCAACGGCGACCCGCTGACGAAGGACGGCATGTCCGTCCTCTTCGCGCCGGGCGGCATCACGGTCGATGACGACACCGTGTACGTCTCCACCCAGACGGTCTCCGGGACCGACGGCTCGATCCTGCGGTTCGAGCTCGACGACTGA
- a CDS encoding IS30 family transposase: MGCRPPVRREVQREFWRLVAGGVSTAAAGEAVGASLTLAHRWFRDAGGMAPMSLADPTGRYLSFEEREVISLEHAGGVSARGIGLLLGRSPSTITRELARNVGARQTGYRASRAHAKAAERARRPKPSKVETNEALRAYVQAKLAEDFSPEQISHRLRVDFPEDESMRIGHEAVYRSLYLQTHGALTRELTKHLRTGRYLRQPRKRLDGRTNRSFITEDIHISARPPEAADRAVPGHWEGDLIVGHDNGSAIGTLVERTTGFTMLLHLPVNHAAPTVASALAAKIQTLPKALRASLTWDQGIEMSKHELVTAETGLQIYFCDPHSPWQRGTNENTNGLLRQYFPKGGDLSVFPPDYLDYIAAKLNARPRKRLQWRTPAEAMDKFLTEAT, encoded by the coding sequence ATGGGTTGTCGTCCTCCGGTCCGTCGTGAGGTGCAGCGGGAGTTCTGGCGTTTGGTGGCCGGGGGTGTCTCGACGGCGGCGGCCGGGGAGGCGGTCGGGGCGAGCCTGACGTTGGCGCACCGGTGGTTCCGTGATGCTGGCGGAATGGCACCGATGTCGCTGGCAGACCCCACGGGCCGCTACCTCTCCTTCGAGGAGCGGGAGGTCATCTCCCTCGAGCACGCCGGCGGTGTCTCGGCCCGAGGGATCGGTCTGCTCCTGGGCCGTTCCCCCTCGACGATCACCCGCGAGCTGGCTCGTAACGTCGGCGCCCGGCAGACCGGCTACCGCGCCTCTCGCGCCCACGCCAAGGCCGCGGAGCGGGCCCGGCGGCCCAAGCCGTCGAAGGTCGAGACGAACGAGGCGCTGCGCGCCTACGTCCAGGCCAAGCTGGCCGAGGACTTCTCCCCGGAGCAGATCAGTCACCGCCTGCGCGTGGACTTCCCTGAGGATGAGTCCATGCGCATCGGCCACGAGGCGGTCTACCGCTCGCTCTATCTCCAGACCCACGGCGCGCTGACCCGTGAGCTGACCAAACACCTGCGCACCGGCCGGTACCTGCGTCAACCACGCAAGCGCCTCGACGGGCGCACCAACCGGTCCTTCATCACCGAGGACATCCACATCAGCGCCCGACCGCCCGAGGCGGCGGACCGGGCCGTGCCCGGGCACTGGGAGGGCGACCTGATCGTCGGCCACGACAACGGCTCCGCGATCGGCACGCTCGTCGAGCGCACGACCGGGTTCACCATGCTGCTGCACCTACCCGTGAACCACGCGGCACCGACCGTTGCCAGCGCCCTGGCGGCCAAGATCCAGACCCTGCCCAAGGCGCTGCGGGCCTCCCTGACCTGGGACCAGGGCATCGAGATGTCCAAGCACGAGCTCGTCACCGCCGAGACGGGGCTGCAGATCTACTTCTGCGACCCCCACTCGCCGTGGCAGCGCGGGACGAACGAGAACACCAACGGCCTGCTGCGCCAGTACTTCCCCAAGGGCGGCGACCTCTCGGTCTTCCCGCCCGACTACCTCGACTACATCGCCGCCAAGCTCAACGCCCGACCACGCAAACGCCTACAGTGGCGAACACCGGCCGAAGCCATGGACAAGTTCCTCACCGAGGCCACCTGA
- a CDS encoding DUF3267 domain-containing protein has translation MSAASTAPTEVPAGYRLHTTLDLKEDRRAAAVIRVGFAAAVAGLVAAAFLLDLPLDGSWHPAVVAAITVVACVVYMVVHEATHGAVLWWLTKVRPTFAVRLPYLVTGSPALISRRQAIAVALAPVVLWGLVLLTLLRDLPSGLFLTVYVVLVLNVAGSAGDALQAHAFARVPADALVRDDGRVTTVYLPDR, from the coding sequence ATGAGCGCCGCAAGCACCGCCCCGACCGAGGTGCCGGCGGGCTACCGCCTGCACACCACGCTGGACCTCAAGGAGGACCGGCGCGCCGCGGCCGTCATCCGGGTCGGCTTCGCGGCCGCCGTCGCCGGTCTCGTCGCGGCTGCCTTCCTGCTCGACCTCCCGCTCGACGGCTCCTGGCACCCGGCCGTCGTCGCCGCGATCACCGTGGTGGCCTGCGTCGTCTACATGGTGGTGCACGAGGCCACGCACGGCGCGGTGCTCTGGTGGCTGACGAAGGTCCGCCCCACGTTCGCCGTCCGCCTGCCCTACCTCGTCACGGGGAGCCCGGCGCTGATCTCGCGGCGCCAGGCGATCGCCGTCGCACTGGCCCCGGTGGTGCTCTGGGGCCTGGTGCTGCTGACGTTGCTGCGGGACCTCCCGTCGGGGCTGTTCCTCACCGTCTACGTGGTCCTGGTCCTCAACGTCGCCGGCTCGGCCGGCGACGCGCTGCAGGCCCATGCCTTTGCGCGCGTGCCCGCCGACGCGCTCGTCCGCGACGACGGCCGCGTGACCACGGTCTACCTGCCGGACCGCTGA
- a CDS encoding FAD-binding oxidoreductase — MTIDLLSPTTLRTAGTGALHLPGDPGYDAARLAWSCGVDQRPAAVATPTSAAEVAAVVRAARAAGLQVAPQSTGHNPGPLAAQGLDDVVLVRTGAMNDVQVDPDRLTARVGGGTVWLPAVEAAAAHGLATLHGSSPDVGIAGYSLGGGLGWYARKLGLAANSLTAVELVTADGALVRTDAQHDPDLFWALRGGGGGFGVVTALEFGLYPIATAYAGFLLWDAADAEQVLRTWSAWAPGAPDEVTTAFRMMKLPPLPELPDFLRGRHIAIIDGAVLGTDERARAILGELRALRPEVDTFARVPAASLARLHMDPEEPTPLVSGTAMLGSFPDAAVDAFLAEVGPGSTSSLMMAELRQLGGAVGRRHEGGGALDRFVGDFLAFGGGLAATPEMAAAGQADADALMSALAGWANGRNYLNFAEDAIDPRTGYDVEAWHRLTAIRSVVDPDELFVPNHPIGRAVEDDVLV; from the coding sequence GTGACCATCGACCTGCTCTCCCCCACCACGCTTCGCACCGCCGGCACCGGCGCCCTGCACCTGCCCGGCGACCCCGGGTACGACGCGGCCCGGCTCGCGTGGAGCTGCGGCGTGGACCAGCGCCCGGCCGCCGTCGCCACCCCCACCAGCGCTGCCGAGGTCGCCGCCGTCGTGCGGGCGGCCCGCGCCGCCGGACTGCAGGTCGCCCCGCAGAGCACCGGCCACAACCCGGGCCCGCTCGCCGCCCAGGGCCTCGACGACGTCGTCCTCGTCCGCACCGGCGCGATGAACGACGTGCAGGTCGACCCCGACCGGCTCACCGCCCGCGTGGGCGGCGGCACCGTGTGGCTCCCGGCCGTGGAGGCCGCGGCCGCCCACGGCCTGGCCACGCTGCACGGCTCCTCCCCCGACGTCGGGATCGCCGGGTACTCCCTCGGCGGCGGCCTCGGCTGGTACGCCCGCAAGCTCGGGCTCGCCGCGAACAGCCTCACCGCGGTCGAGCTCGTCACCGCCGACGGCGCGCTCGTGCGCACCGACGCCCAGCACGACCCCGACCTGTTCTGGGCGCTGCGCGGGGGCGGCGGCGGGTTCGGCGTCGTCACGGCGCTCGAGTTCGGGCTGTACCCGATCGCCACCGCCTACGCGGGCTTCCTGCTGTGGGACGCCGCCGACGCCGAGCAGGTCCTGCGCACCTGGTCCGCCTGGGCTCCGGGAGCCCCCGACGAGGTCACCACCGCCTTCCGGATGATGAAGCTCCCGCCGCTGCCGGAGCTGCCGGACTTCCTGCGCGGCCGGCACATCGCCATCATCGACGGCGCGGTGCTCGGCACCGACGAGCGGGCCCGCGCGATCCTCGGCGAGCTGCGGGCGCTGCGCCCGGAGGTCGACACGTTCGCCCGGGTGCCGGCAGCCTCGCTCGCCCGGCTGCACATGGACCCGGAGGAGCCCACGCCGCTCGTCTCGGGCACCGCGATGCTCGGTTCCTTCCCCGACGCCGCGGTGGACGCCTTCCTCGCCGAGGTCGGTCCGGGCTCCACCTCGAGCCTCATGATGGCCGAGCTGCGCCAGCTCGGCGGGGCCGTCGGCCGGCGGCACGAGGGCGGTGGCGCGCTCGACCGGTTCGTCGGGGACTTCCTCGCCTTCGGCGGCGGGCTCGCCGCGACGCCGGAGATGGCCGCCGCGGGGCAGGCGGACGCGGACGCGTTGATGTCTGCCCTGGCCGGATGGGCGAACGGGCGCAACTACCTCAACTTCGCCGAGGACGCCATCGACCCGCGCACCGGGTACGACGTCGAGGCGTGGCATCGCCTCACCGCGATCCGCTCCGTGGTGGACCCGGACGAGCTCTTCGTGCCCAACCACCCGATCGGCCGGGCCGTGGAGGACGACGTCCTCGTGTGA